The genomic window CCGAGCCCGTCGCGGACCCCGGCAACAGTGATTTCAGCATTGTCTGAGGTGGCCTTGGAAATTGACCGCTATCAACTTTCCCGCGATACTTTGCGCAGTCATCAATGGCGAGAAGAGAAACAATGATCTGCGGGCGATTGATCGGGGGAGTGTTTCTGGGACTGCTCCTTTTCACCGGGGCAGCCAGCGCCCAGGGCGACATCGAAGCGGGCCGGGCCAAGGCTTACACGTGCCTGGGCTGTCATGCCGTCGACGGTTACCGGAACGCGTATCCCTCCTACCGGGTGCCGAAGCTCGGTGGCCAGCATCCTGAGTACATCGTATCGGCGCTCAAGGCCTATCAGAACGGCGACCGTCAGCACACGACCATGCAGGCACTGGCGTCGACGCTGAGCGATCAGGATATTCAGGACATTGCGGCCTATTTCGCGTCACGTGGGCCGGAGGGGCAGTGATGAATCGTTTGACGGGATTTCTGGCGGTCGGCCTTCTGCTCACCACCAGTGGGGTGCCGGCCCAGTCGATCGGGGATGTAGAGGCCGGAAAGGCAAAATCACAGAGCTGTGCGGCCTGCCATGGTGCTAAGGGGGCGTCCGATAACAGTGGGTTTCCCATGTTGGCCGGCCAGCATGCGGATTATCTGTTGCATGCGCTGAAGGCGTACAAGAGCGGCGATC from Spiribacter curvatus includes these protein-coding regions:
- a CDS encoding c-type cytochrome, translating into MNRLTGFLAVGLLLTTSGVPAQSIGDVEAGKAKSQSCAACHGAKGASDNSGFPMLAGQHADYLLHALKAYKSGDRQNAIMNGQVAALSEEDMRDLAAYFAAQSSAVQTLQRRSANSDG
- a CDS encoding c-type cytochrome; translated protein: MARRETMICGRLIGGVFLGLLLFTGAASAQGDIEAGRAKAYTCLGCHAVDGYRNAYPSYRVPKLGGQHPEYIVSALKAYQNGDRQHTTMQALASTLSDQDIQDIAAYFASRGPEGQ